A window of the Salvelinus alpinus chromosome 25, SLU_Salpinus.1, whole genome shotgun sequence genome harbors these coding sequences:
- the LOC139553041 gene encoding psychosine receptor-like — protein MNFTAGMENFSLTTTNDSDKLCYPADYPEERKPFFCLYLVIIIIGIPSNSFSLYVSWQHIRQRNELGVYLFNLALSDLLFTIGLSLWVDLHWRGVWLRGEAVRVLSVILLFTNFYTSDGLLCCIALDRYLAVVHPLKYPVLRRLNTAVVISVAIWVLVISFNAATITWIDSYDLEGRRAVCFDMYPLRDRLVQVNVTRFVLGFLFPVLLVSFCCRGICVAVRSNRATEEQERRRVSRLLGVVLLTLGLCYGPIHVIMLLRDLLEHCRSPSWLFLPYKISMAMSALNSLADPFLYCFITRLGKANVTQVVHFLQGRREGNGQEVV, from the coding sequence ATGAATTTCACTGCTGGAATGGAGAATTTCAGCCTCACCACCACAAATGACTCAGACAAACTGTGTTATCCAGCTGACtaccctgaggagaggaaacCCTTTTTCTGTCTGTACCTGGTCATCATTATCATCGGGATTccatccaactccttctccctctATGTGTCCTGGCAGCACATCAGACAGAGGAACGAGCTGGGTGTTTATTTGTTTAACCTGGCCCTGTCTGACCTCCTATTCACCATAGGTCTGTCTCTGTGGGTGGACTTGCATTGGCGCGGTGTCTGGCTTCGCGGGGAGGCTGTGCGCGTCCTCTCTGTCATCCTCCTCTTTACAAACTTCTACACCAGCGATGGGCTGCTTTGCTGTATCGCCCTGGACCGTTACCTGGCTGTGGTCCACCCGCTGAAATACCCAGTCCTGAGGAGGCTGAACACGGCCGTGGTGATCAGCGTGGCTATCTGGGTGCTGGTGATCTCCTTCAACGCGGCCACAATCACCTGGATAGACTCGTACGACTTGGAGGGGAGAAGGGCTGTGTGCTTCGACATGTACCCTCTGAGGGACAGGCTGGTGCAGGTCAACGTGACTCGCTTTGTCCtgggtttcctgtttcctgtcctGCTGGTGTCGTTCTGCTGCCGGGGCATCTGTGTGGCGGTCCGCTCCAACCGGGCCAcggaggagcaggagaggagacgggTGTCAAGACTCCTGGGGGTGGTGCTGCTCACCCTGGGGCTCTGCTACGGACCCATCCACGTTATTATGCTCCTGCGGGATCTTCTGGAGCACTGTCGGAGCCCCTCCTGGCTTTTCCTGCCTTATAAGATCAGCATGGCCATGTCAGCCCTAAACAGCCTGGCCGACCCCTTCCTCTACTGTTTCATCACCAGACTGGGCAAGGCCAATGTCACACAGGTGGTACACTTCCtccaggggaggagagaggggaacggTCAGgaggtggtgtag